The following proteins are co-located in the Oceanimonas sp. GK1 genome:
- the rbsC gene encoding ribose ABC transporter permease has protein sequence MNTALNSGRRWFSKEWLIAQKSLIALFLLIAVVSVLNPNFFTVDNLLNILRQTSVNAIIAVGMTLVILTAGIDLSVGSVLALCGAFAASMVSMELSIFITLPAVLLAGFALGGVSGVIVAKGRVQAFIATLVTMTLLRGVTMVYTDGRPISTGFTDTADLFAWFGTGYVFGIPVPVWLMGLTFLGAWYLLNHTRFGRYIYAVGGNEAAARLSGINVARVKMGVYAICGMLSALAAIIVTSRLSSAQPTAGTSYELDAIAAVVLGGTSLAGGRGAIMGTLIGALIIGFLNNALNLLDVSSYYQMIAKASVILLAVLVDNKNK, from the coding sequence ATGAACACCGCACTCAACTCCGGCCGTCGCTGGTTCAGCAAGGAATGGCTGATCGCCCAGAAATCGCTGATCGCCCTGTTCCTGCTGATTGCGGTGGTCTCTGTGCTCAACCCCAACTTCTTTACCGTCGACAACCTGCTCAACATTTTGCGCCAGACCTCGGTCAACGCCATTATCGCCGTGGGCATGACCCTGGTGATCCTCACCGCCGGCATCGATTTGAGCGTGGGCTCGGTGCTGGCCCTGTGCGGCGCCTTTGCCGCCAGCATGGTGTCGATGGAGCTGTCCATTTTCATCACCCTGCCGGCGGTGCTGCTGGCAGGCTTTGCCCTTGGCGGGGTCAGCGGGGTGATCGTGGCCAAGGGCCGGGTGCAGGCCTTTATCGCCACCCTGGTGACCATGACCCTGCTGCGGGGCGTGACCATGGTGTATACCGACGGCCGGCCCATTTCCACCGGTTTTACCGATACCGCCGATCTGTTCGCCTGGTTCGGCACCGGCTATGTGTTCGGCATTCCGGTGCCGGTGTGGCTGATGGGACTGACCTTTCTCGGCGCCTGGTACCTGCTCAACCACACCCGCTTTGGCCGCTACATTTACGCCGTGGGCGGCAACGAGGCGGCGGCCCGGCTCTCGGGCATCAACGTGGCCCGGGTAAAAATGGGCGTTTACGCCATCTGCGGCATGCTGTCGGCGCTGGCGGCCATTATCGTCACCAGCCGGCTGTCGTCGGCTCAGCCCACCGCCGGCACCAGCTACGAGCTGGACGCCATCGCCGCCGTGGTACTGGGCGGCACCAGCCTGGCCGGCGGCCGGGGCGCCATTATGGGCACCCTGATCGGTGCGCTGATTATCGGCTTTCTCAACAACGCCCTGAACCTGCTCGATGTGTCGTCCTATTACCAGATGATCGCCAAGGCCTCGGTGATCCTGCTGGCGGTACTGGTCGACAACAAGAACAAGTAA
- the rbsA gene encoding ribose ABC transporter ATP-binding protein RbsA: MNPILSLSGIDKAFPGVKALDQAGLNVYSGQVMALMGENGAGKSTLMKVLTGIYQADAGTICYRGEARRFKGPRESQQAGIGIIHQELNLLPELTIAENIFLGREPIGAFGNIDWRRLYAGAQGLLDRLQIRHSPKTRVGDLSIGAQQMVEIAKALSFNADVIIMDEPTDALTDTETRALFRVIEELRQSGCGIVYISHRLAEIFEICDRITVLRDGKWIGEQAVADIDEDRLIEMMVGRRLDEQYPRLAVPAGKEVLRVEGLSGPGVKHVSFTLKEGEILGFSGLMGAGRTELARILYGALPRNGGTVTLAGQPYHATTPHQGLEAGIAYISEDRKGDGLVLGLSVLANMSLSALAEFSKGPQLDHGAERHAVDEFIRLFNIKTPGREQLIGNLSGGNQQKVAIAKGLMTQPKVLILDEPTRGVDVGAKKEIYQLINRFKQQGMAILLLSSDMPEVLGISDRIMVMHEGRITGEFEAAEATQEQLLAAAVSQAQQEEMA, encoded by the coding sequence ATGAACCCGATATTGTCTCTTTCCGGCATCGACAAGGCCTTTCCCGGCGTCAAGGCGCTGGATCAGGCCGGCCTCAATGTCTATTCGGGCCAGGTAATGGCCCTGATGGGTGAAAACGGCGCCGGCAAATCCACCCTGATGAAGGTGCTTACCGGCATTTACCAGGCCGATGCCGGCACCATTTGCTACCGGGGGGAAGCTCGCCGTTTTAAAGGCCCGCGCGAGTCGCAGCAGGCCGGCATCGGCATTATTCATCAGGAGCTGAACCTGCTGCCGGAGCTGACCATCGCGGAAAACATCTTTCTCGGACGGGAGCCGATCGGCGCCTTCGGCAACATCGACTGGCGCCGGCTCTATGCCGGTGCGCAGGGCCTGCTGGACCGGTTGCAGATCAGGCACTCTCCCAAAACCCGAGTGGGCGATTTGAGCATTGGCGCTCAGCAAATGGTGGAAATCGCCAAGGCGCTGTCGTTCAACGCCGATGTCATCATCATGGACGAGCCCACCGATGCCCTGACCGACACCGAAACCCGGGCCCTGTTCCGGGTGATAGAAGAGCTGCGCCAGTCCGGCTGCGGCATCGTCTATATCTCCCACCGGCTGGCGGAGATTTTCGAAATCTGCGATCGCATTACCGTGCTGCGCGACGGCAAGTGGATTGGCGAGCAAGCGGTGGCCGACATCGACGAGGATCGGCTGATTGAAATGATGGTGGGCCGCCGGCTGGATGAGCAGTATCCGCGCCTGGCCGTGCCCGCTGGCAAGGAAGTGCTGCGGGTAGAAGGACTTTCCGGCCCCGGCGTCAAGCACGTCAGCTTTACCCTGAAGGAAGGCGAAATTCTCGGCTTCTCCGGGCTGATGGGCGCCGGTCGCACCGAGCTGGCGCGCATTCTCTATGGCGCCCTGCCCCGTAACGGCGGCACCGTCACCCTGGCGGGCCAGCCCTACCACGCCACGACCCCCCACCAGGGGCTGGAGGCGGGCATCGCCTACATCTCCGAAGACCGCAAGGGCGACGGCCTGGTGCTGGGGCTGTCGGTGCTGGCCAACATGAGCCTGTCGGCGCTGGCCGAGTTCAGCAAGGGGCCCCAGCTCGATCACGGCGCCGAACGCCACGCGGTGGACGAATTCATTCGGCTGTTCAACATCAAGACCCCCGGGCGCGAGCAGCTTATCGGCAACCTCTCCGGCGGTAATCAGCAAAAGGTGGCCATCGCCAAAGGACTGATGACCCAGCCCAAAGTGCTGATCCTGGACGAGCCCACCCGGGGCGTGGACGTGGGCGCCAAAAAAGAAATCTATCAGCTGATCAACCGCTTCAAGCAACAGGGCATGGCCATATTGCTGCTGTCCTCCGACATGCCGGAAGTATTGGGCATCAGTGATCGCATCATGGTAATGCACGAAGGGCGCATTACCGGTGAATTCGAGGCCGCCGAGGCCACTCAGGAACAACTGCTGGCCGCCGCCGTGAGCCAGGCGCAACAAGAGGAAATGGCATGA
- the rbsD gene encoding D-ribose pyranase has protein sequence MKKTTLLNSHLSALVASLGHTDEITLGDAGLPVPPGVERIDLAVSPGLPGLEDTLAALLTELQLEAVVLAEEIKTASPELHRRLLAQMAEAAHDQGRDIAVRYLSHAEFKGRNGHSRAVIRTGECTPYANLILCAGVPF, from the coding sequence GTGAAAAAAACCACTCTGCTGAACAGCCACCTCTCCGCCCTGGTGGCAAGCCTGGGCCATACCGACGAAATCACCCTGGGGGATGCCGGCCTGCCGGTGCCCCCGGGAGTGGAACGTATCGATCTGGCGGTGAGCCCAGGCCTGCCGGGCCTTGAAGACACCCTTGCCGCCCTGCTCACCGAGCTGCAGCTGGAGGCGGTAGTACTGGCGGAAGAAATCAAAACGGCGAGCCCCGAGCTGCACCGGCGCCTGCTGGCGCAAATGGCCGAAGCCGCCCATGATCAGGGACGCGACATTGCCGTCCGTTATCTCAGCCATGCCGAGTTCAAGGGCCGCAACGGCCACAGCCGGGCCGTGATCCGCACCGGTGAATGCACGCCCTACGCCAATCTTATTCTGTGCGCCGGCGTGCCCTTCTGA
- a CDS encoding tRNA-(ms[2]io[6]A)-hydroxylase produces the protein MIVTASPLTPEFNTLLAPIHDFLHCATPEAWIAEARQPARLAVLLVDHANCEMKAAMSAHSLVRRYCLPRDKRKLLPNLDFYKSLDALPEKGEVLGKQTLLGDNRRVFDELAKNDLLVKMVRLIQEELHHFEQVLEIMAARKVPYDTLSASRYAKGLLAHVRTHEPAAIVDRLIIGAYIEARSCERFAQLAPFLDEELSRFYVSLLRSEARHYRDYLVLARDYAGESIDDRVAFFGEQEAALIQAPDSLFRFHSGVPA, from the coding sequence ATGATTGTGACTGCCAGCCCGTTAACCCCCGAATTCAACACCCTGCTTGCCCCCATCCATGACTTTCTGCACTGCGCCACCCCTGAGGCGTGGATAGCCGAGGCGCGCCAGCCCGCGCGGCTGGCGGTGCTGCTGGTGGATCACGCCAACTGCGAGATGAAGGCGGCGATGAGCGCCCACAGCCTGGTGCGCCGCTACTGCCTGCCGAGGGACAAGCGCAAGCTGCTGCCCAATCTCGACTTTTACAAGTCCCTCGATGCCCTGCCGGAAAAGGGCGAGGTGCTGGGCAAGCAGACCCTGCTGGGGGACAACCGCCGAGTGTTCGACGAGCTGGCCAAGAACGATCTGCTGGTGAAGATGGTACGGCTTATTCAGGAAGAGCTGCACCATTTCGAGCAGGTGCTGGAAATCATGGCCGCCCGCAAGGTGCCTTACGACACCCTGTCGGCGTCCCGCTACGCCAAGGGGCTGCTGGCCCATGTGCGCACCCATGAGCCGGCGGCCATCGTCGATCGGCTGATCATCGGCGCCTATATCGAAGCCCGCTCCTGCGAGCGCTTTGCTCAATTGGCGCCGTTTCTGGATGAGGAGCTGAGCCGGTTTTATGTGTCGCTGCTGCGCTCGGAAGCCCGTCACTACCGGGACTACTTGGTGCTGGCCCGGGATTATGCCGGGGAAAGTATCGATGATCGGGTGGCGTTTTTTGGTGAGCAGGAAGCGGCGCTGATACAAGCCCCCGACTCCCTGTTTCGTTTTCACAGCGGCGTGCCGGCCTGA
- a CDS encoding ATP-binding cassette domain-containing protein: protein MIRAPLLKVDNLSKVFVNHTGLFRKTVKTAFHPLSFTLERGQTLALMGDAGSGKSSLAKVLAGVLPPTQGSIFIDGEKIEAGDYKKRCQLIRMIFQDPNTALNPRNRIGQILDAPLQLNTDLDAEQREALVMDTLRMVGLLPDHYHFYPQMISTGQKQRVALARALILSPSIIVADEAISNLDISVRSQIINLLLSLQQNLGLSYVLVANDLGVVRHISDQVILMHEGHVVEAGPSHKVLNHPQSEQAARLLQSYNNEYRWQPPK from the coding sequence ATGATCCGCGCCCCGCTGCTCAAGGTGGACAACCTCAGCAAGGTATTCGTCAACCACACCGGGCTGTTTCGCAAGACCGTGAAAACCGCCTTTCACCCGCTGTCGTTCACCCTGGAGCGGGGCCAGACCCTGGCGCTGATGGGCGATGCGGGCTCGGGCAAGAGCAGCCTGGCCAAGGTGCTGGCCGGGGTGCTGCCGCCCACCCAGGGCAGCATTTTTATTGACGGGGAAAAAATCGAGGCCGGGGATTACAAGAAACGCTGCCAGCTGATCCGCATGATTTTTCAGGATCCCAACACCGCGCTCAACCCGCGTAACCGCATCGGGCAGATCCTGGATGCTCCCCTGCAGCTGAACACCGATCTGGATGCCGAGCAGCGCGAGGCGCTGGTGATGGATACCCTGCGCATGGTGGGGCTGCTGCCGGATCACTACCATTTCTATCCGCAGATGATCTCCACCGGCCAAAAGCAGCGGGTGGCCCTGGCCCGGGCCCTGATCCTCTCCCCCAGCATCATTGTGGCCGACGAGGCCATCTCCAACCTCGACATTTCGGTGCGCTCCCAGATCATCAACCTGCTGCTGAGCCTGCAGCAAAACCTGGGGCTGTCTTACGTGCTGGTGGCCAACGATCTGGGGGTGGTACGTCATATCAGCGATCAGGTGATCCTGATGCACGAGGGCCACGTGGTGGAAGCCGGCCCCAGCCACAAGGTGCTCAATCACCCTCAAAGCGAACAGGCCGCGCGCCTGCTGCAAAGCTACAACAACGAATACCGCTGGCAGCCACCGAAATAA
- a CDS encoding oligopeptide/dipeptide ABC transporter ATP-binding protein: MPLLDIRNLTIEIDTPQGMVKAVDKFSLTLAEGEIRGLVGESGSGKSLVAQTIVGIERDTWRVTADRMYLDNVDLQSLSAKERRLLMGRDMAMIFQEPSTSLDPSEKIGAQLVEAIPARSFRGKWWQRWHWRRTQAIGLLHRVGIRDHKMVMNAYPFQLSDGECQKVMIAMAIANQPKLLVADEPTNAMEATNQAQIFRLLERVNKLSGTTILLIGNDITSFAQLTHNITVMYCGQAVESGTRDQLLSRPHHPYTDALLQMMPDLGGNLPHKSRLNTLPGAIPPLQSLPIGCRLGPRCPRAQKQCVITPPLAKYKGQSYYCHFPLNMPEKKHK; the protein is encoded by the coding sequence ATGCCGCTGCTGGATATTCGCAATCTCACCATTGAAATCGACACCCCCCAGGGCATGGTCAAGGCGGTGGACAAGTTCAGCCTGACCCTGGCCGAAGGCGAAATCCGCGGCCTGGTGGGCGAGTCGGGCTCAGGCAAGAGCCTGGTGGCCCAGACCATCGTCGGCATTGAGCGGGACACCTGGCGGGTGACCGCCGACCGCATGTACCTGGACAACGTGGACCTGCAAAGCCTGTCTGCCAAAGAGCGCCGGCTGCTGATGGGTCGGGACATGGCCATGATCTTTCAGGAGCCGTCCACCAGCCTGGATCCGTCGGAGAAGATCGGCGCCCAGCTGGTGGAGGCCATTCCCGCCCGCAGCTTTCGGGGCAAGTGGTGGCAGCGCTGGCACTGGCGCCGCACCCAGGCCATTGGCCTGCTGCACCGGGTGGGCATTCGGGATCACAAAATGGTGATGAACGCCTACCCCTTTCAGCTCTCCGACGGCGAATGCCAGAAGGTGATGATTGCCATGGCCATTGCCAACCAGCCCAAGCTGCTGGTGGCCGACGAGCCCACCAACGCCATGGAGGCCACCAACCAGGCTCAGATATTCCGGCTGCTGGAGCGGGTCAACAAGCTGTCGGGCACCACCATTTTGCTGATTGGCAACGACATCACCAGCTTTGCCCAGCTCACCCACAACATTACCGTCATGTACTGCGGCCAGGCGGTGGAGTCGGGCACCCGGGATCAACTGCTGTCCCGGCCCCACCACCCCTACACCGATGCCCTGCTGCAAATGATGCCGGATCTCGGTGGCAACCTGCCCCACAAGTCCCGGCTCAATACCCTGCCGGGCGCCATTCCGCCGTTGCAAAGCCTGCCTATCGGCTGCCGGCTGGGACCCCGCTGCCCCCGGGCGCAGAAGCAATGCGTGATCACCCCGCCGCTGGCCAAATACAAGGGGCAGAGCTATTACTGCCACTTCCCCCTCAACATGCCGGAGAAAAAACACAAATGA
- a CDS encoding ABC transporter permease subunit, whose amino-acid sequence MPARANIYPELHVRSPRERAWQLFRQNTLAMVGLWGLGILCTLTLLGPWLAPYAPYEQFNEALLLPPSWADAGNVDFFLGTDDLGRDMLSRLINGARLTFGNAVLIVVVALFTGSAIGILGGMSRGLKGSILNHLLDTLLSIPSLLLAIIFVAILGPGLFNTLIAITLALIPQYIRATYNAVSEEMQKEYITAIRLDGGNAWRILRFGIVPNLSDTLVSQTTRALSAAMLDITAVGFLGLGAQPPRPEWGAMLSDAMDLVFLAPWTVTLPGLAILFSVLVVNMVGEGLRQAINEVMD is encoded by the coding sequence ATGCCAGCCAGGGCTAACATCTATCCCGAGCTGCACGTCCGCTCGCCCCGGGAGCGGGCCTGGCAGCTGTTTCGCCAGAACACCCTGGCCATGGTGGGCCTGTGGGGGCTCGGCATATTGTGCACCCTGACCCTGCTCGGCCCCTGGCTCGCCCCCTATGCCCCCTATGAACAGTTCAATGAGGCCCTGCTGCTGCCGCCGTCCTGGGCCGATGCGGGCAATGTCGACTTCTTTCTCGGCACCGATGATCTGGGCCGGGACATGCTCTCCCGGCTGATTAACGGCGCCCGGCTGACCTTTGGCAACGCCGTGCTGATTGTGGTGGTGGCGCTCTTTACCGGCAGCGCCATCGGCATTCTCGGGGGCATGAGCCGGGGCCTGAAAGGCAGCATTCTTAACCATCTGCTCGACACCCTGCTGTCGATTCCCTCGCTGCTGCTGGCCATCATCTTCGTGGCCATTCTCGGCCCCGGCCTGTTCAACACCCTGATCGCCATTACCCTGGCGCTCATTCCCCAGTACATCCGCGCCACCTATAACGCGGTGTCGGAAGAAATGCAGAAGGAATACATCACCGCCATTCGCCTGGACGGGGGCAACGCCTGGCGTATTCTGCGCTTTGGTATTGTGCCCAACCTGAGTGATACCCTGGTGAGCCAGACCACCAGGGCGCTGTCGGCGGCCATGCTCGACATTACCGCCGTGGGCTTTCTCGGTCTCGGCGCCCAGCCCCCCCGGCCGGAATGGGGAGCCATGCTGTCCGACGCCATGGATCTGGTGTTTCTGGCGCCCTGGACCGTGACCCTGCCGGGGCTGGCCATCCTGTTCAGCGTGCTGGTGGTGAACATGGTGGGGGAAGGCCTGCGCCAGGCCATTAACGAGGTGATGGACTGA
- a CDS encoding ABC transporter permease subunit produces MLIYLLRRFNLLLSTLLLLTLLAYGLEFRLLQQGEGDFWHGYWRFLQDLLAGNFGISSATGLPVLGALGQYFPATLELCLAAFVISLLVGVPVGTLAAVRQGRWQDTLILTGTLVGYSVPVFWLGLLLVMLFSLHLGWLPVSGQLSLLYDITPVTGIMTIDTLLTDHPHQWESFIDALRHLVLPALVLAIVPTTEVIRQIRSALLEVLKQNYIRAALTKGFSETHVVLRHGLRNAFPMAIPTLGLQFGTVLTSAMMTEIVFDWPGLGRWLVTSIALQDYAAIKGGTLAIATFTMVASVGMDILSTLIYPSRRKAIYASQG; encoded by the coding sequence ATGCTGATTTACCTGCTGCGACGCTTCAACCTGCTGCTCAGCACCCTGCTGCTGCTCACCCTGCTTGCCTATGGACTGGAGTTTCGCCTGCTGCAACAGGGCGAAGGCGACTTCTGGCATGGCTACTGGCGGTTTCTGCAGGATCTGCTGGCCGGTAACTTCGGCATTTCCAGCGCCACCGGACTGCCGGTGCTGGGGGCCCTTGGGCAGTATTTTCCGGCGACCCTGGAGCTGTGCCTGGCCGCCTTTGTGATCTCCCTGCTGGTGGGGGTGCCGGTAGGTACCCTGGCGGCGGTGCGCCAGGGCCGCTGGCAGGATACCCTGATCCTCACCGGCACCCTGGTGGGCTACTCGGTGCCGGTGTTCTGGCTGGGGCTGCTGCTGGTGATGCTGTTTTCCCTGCACCTGGGCTGGCTGCCGGTGTCGGGCCAGCTCAGCCTGCTGTATGACATCACGCCGGTTACCGGCATCATGACCATCGACACCCTGCTCACCGACCACCCCCACCAATGGGAGTCCTTTATCGATGCCCTGCGCCACCTGGTGTTGCCGGCCCTGGTGCTGGCCATCGTGCCGACCACGGAAGTGATCCGGCAAATCCGCAGCGCCCTGCTGGAAGTGCTCAAGCAAAACTACATTCGCGCGGCCCTGACCAAGGGCTTCAGCGAAACCCATGTGGTGCTGCGCCACGGCCTGCGCAATGCCTTTCCCATGGCCATTCCCACCCTGGGGCTGCAGTTCGGTACCGTGCTCACCTCCGCCATGATGACCGAGATCGTGTTCGACTGGCCGGGCCTGGGTCGCTGGCTGGTGACCAGCATTGCGCTGCAGGACTACGCCGCCATCAAGGGCGGCACCCTGGCCATTGCCACCTTTACCATGGTCGCCAGTGTCGGCATGGACATTCTCTCCACCCTGATCTACCCCAGCAGAAGGAAGGCCATCTATGCCAGCCAGGGCTAA
- a CDS encoding ABC transporter substrate-binding protein yields the protein MRFWLCWLTALLLAGCDGSDRQLAKESLLYCAEGAPLTFNPQLAASTQTLDATAHQLYDRLLDINPDTLQPEPALALSWRRSDDGLRYRFTLRPGVQFHHTDWFTPTRPLNADDVVFSYQRLIDKTHPYHGVSGGHYPFFDSIGLSTLITEVKALGPREVEFVLSRPDATFITNLATDYGVILSAEYAARLLAAGTPERLDQQPVGTGPFLLAQYRIDDFIRYYRHPGYWRGEVQLAQLVFDITPKSSKRLAKLLTGECDVMAHPGASQMAVIKSHPELVLDQATGMNISVLALNTTKAPFDDVRVRRALALALSRDDILQAVYFGIGYSAESVLPPVSWGYHPNLVMPLPDTDRARWLLAQAGLENGFAMTLLVPSGARSYNPDSLKTGQLIQRRLGELGIRVRLQSLEEQILRRELMAGQQDAVLTGWSADTPDPDNMLHNLLSCQAIATGTNATRWCHPLFEQQLAAALTAPNLSERIGYYHRAQEIVQLDMPLIPLNHTLKQQAHRQTVNGLQLRPYGGVALRQAWKE from the coding sequence ATGCGTTTCTGGCTATGCTGGCTCACCGCCCTGCTGCTGGCAGGGTGCGACGGCAGTGACCGACAACTGGCAAAAGAAAGCCTGCTTTACTGCGCGGAAGGCGCTCCCCTCACCTTCAACCCGCAGCTGGCCGCTTCCACCCAGACCCTGGACGCCACCGCCCACCAGCTTTATGACCGGCTGCTGGACATCAACCCCGACACCCTGCAGCCGGAACCGGCTCTGGCGCTGAGCTGGCGCCGCAGTGACGACGGCCTGCGTTACCGCTTTACCCTGCGCCCCGGGGTGCAGTTTCACCATACCGACTGGTTTACTCCCACCCGGCCGCTGAACGCCGACGATGTGGTGTTCAGCTATCAACGGCTGATCGACAAAACCCACCCCTATCATGGAGTCAGCGGCGGCCATTATCCCTTTTTCGACAGCATTGGCCTGAGCACGCTCATTACCGAAGTGAAGGCGCTGGGGCCGCGGGAAGTGGAATTTGTGCTGAGCCGCCCCGATGCCACCTTCATCACCAACCTGGCCACCGACTACGGCGTGATCCTGTCGGCGGAATACGCCGCCCGGCTGCTGGCCGCGGGCACGCCCGAGCGCCTGGATCAGCAGCCGGTGGGCACGGGCCCCTTTTTGCTGGCCCAGTACCGCATTGACGACTTTATCCGCTATTACCGCCACCCCGGCTACTGGCGCGGCGAGGTCCAGCTGGCCCAGCTGGTGTTCGACATCACCCCCAAGTCGTCGAAACGGCTGGCCAAACTGCTCACCGGTGAGTGCGATGTCATGGCCCATCCGGGCGCCAGCCAGATGGCGGTTATTAAGTCTCACCCGGAACTGGTGTTGGATCAGGCCACCGGCATGAATATTTCGGTACTGGCACTCAACACCACAAAGGCGCCTTTTGATGATGTCCGGGTGCGCCGGGCCCTGGCCCTGGCGCTGTCTCGCGATGACATTCTGCAGGCGGTGTATTTCGGCATCGGCTATTCGGCCGAGTCGGTGCTGCCGCCGGTGTCCTGGGGCTACCACCCCAACCTGGTGATGCCGCTGCCCGACACCGACCGCGCCCGCTGGCTGCTGGCCCAGGCCGGGCTGGAAAACGGCTTTGCCATGACCCTGCTGGTGCCGTCGGGCGCGCGCAGCTACAATCCCGACAGCCTCAAAACCGGCCAGCTTATCCAGCGCCGGCTGGGAGAGCTCGGCATTCGCGTGCGGCTGCAAAGCCTGGAGGAGCAAATACTGCGCCGGGAGCTGATGGCCGGCCAGCAGGACGCGGTGCTCACCGGCTGGTCTGCCGACACCCCGGATCCCGACAACATGCTGCACAATCTGCTGAGCTGCCAGGCCATCGCCACCGGTACCAACGCCACCCGCTGGTGCCATCCGCTGTTTGAACAACAGCTGGCGGCGGCCCTTACCGCTCCCAACCTGAGCGAGCGCATCGGCTACTACCACCGCGCCCAGGAAATCGTGCAGCTGGACATGCCGCTGATCCCCCTTAACCATACCCTCAAGCAACAGGCCCACCGGCAGACGGTCAACGGCCTGCAACTGCGCCCCTATGGCGGCGTGGCCCTGCGCCAGGCCTGGAAGGAATAG
- the pspF gene encoding phage shock protein operon transcriptional activator, which translates to MDSELLGQSNPLLGVLDEVSRLAPLDRPVLVVGERGTGKELVAHRLHYLSTRWQQPFVSINCATLAESLLESELFGHEAGAFTGAQKRHAGRFERADGGTLFLDELATTSPRVQEKLLRVIEYGEFERVGGSLPVRVDVRLLCATNQDLPGLVNKGEFRADLLDRLAFDVITLPPLRAREDDVLQLAEHFAVKWSAELGRPLFAGFTPEARRQLLAHPWPGNVRELKNTVERSLCRQRAPEQPLAALCLDPFASPWRPAMEQTGPALAWPLELKTHLASQERTLVETALVRARYNQRQAAELLGLSYHQLRGLLRKHAVATAATEQKD; encoded by the coding sequence ATGGACAGCGAACTCCTCGGCCAGTCCAACCCCCTGCTCGGGGTACTGGATGAAGTCTCCCGGCTGGCGCCCCTCGACCGGCCGGTGCTGGTGGTGGGCGAGCGCGGCACCGGCAAGGAGCTGGTGGCGCACCGGCTGCATTATCTGTCGACCCGCTGGCAGCAACCCTTTGTCTCCATCAACTGCGCCACCCTGGCCGAAAGCCTGCTGGAAAGCGAGCTGTTCGGCCACGAGGCGGGCGCCTTTACCGGGGCGCAAAAGCGCCATGCGGGCCGTTTTGAGCGGGCCGACGGCGGCACCCTGTTTCTGGACGAGCTGGCCACCACCAGCCCGCGGGTGCAGGAAAAGCTGCTTAGGGTCATTGAATACGGTGAATTTGAGCGGGTGGGCGGCAGCCTGCCGGTGCGGGTGGACGTACGCCTGCTGTGCGCCACCAACCAGGATCTGCCCGGCCTGGTCAATAAAGGCGAGTTCCGCGCCGATCTGCTTGATAGACTGGCCTTTGATGTGATTACATTGCCGCCCCTGCGCGCCCGGGAAGACGACGTGCTCCAGCTGGCGGAGCACTTTGCGGTGAAATGGAGCGCCGAGCTGGGCCGGCCCCTGTTTGCGGGGTTCACCCCCGAGGCGCGCCGGCAGTTGCTGGCCCACCCCTGGCCGGGCAATGTGCGCGAGCTGAAAAACACCGTGGAGCGCAGCCTGTGTCGCCAGCGCGCCCCCGAGCAACCGCTTGCCGCGCTGTGTCTGGATCCGTTTGCCTCGCCCTGGCGACCGGCCATGGAACAAACTGGCCCCGCCCTGGCCTGGCCGCTGGAGCTGAAAACCCATCTGGCGTCACAGGAGCGAACGCTGGTTGAGACGGCGCTGGTCCGGGCCCGTTATAATCAGCGCCAGGCGGCCGAGCTGCTGGGACTGAGTTACCATCAGCTGCGCGGCCTGCTGCGTAAACATGCCGTGGCAACGGCGGCCACGGAACAAAAGGACTGA
- the pspA gene encoding phage shock protein PspA — translation MSIFSRMADIINANLNSLLDKAEDPEKMVRLIIQEMEDELVRERSNLARFLAEKKDLLRQIERHRERVEEWQGKAELALTKQREDLARAALLEKKKQSELLTALEQECTVVEESMNKLSDAIAKLEAKLGDARARQQAMQLRQQSAQSRIKVQERVRRSESSAAIDKFDRMERKIDELEARADLYSQSKGLDQEFAELEVDDAISKELERLKAKMHDDKEQQ, via the coding sequence ATGAGCATATTTTCCAGAATGGCCGATATCATTAATGCCAACCTCAACTCCCTGCTCGACAAGGCAGAGGATCCGGAAAAAATGGTGCGACTGATCATTCAGGAGATGGAAGACGAGCTGGTGCGCGAGCGCTCCAACCTGGCCCGTTTTCTGGCCGAGAAAAAGGATCTGCTGCGCCAGATTGAACGCCACCGGGAGCGGGTGGAAGAATGGCAGGGCAAGGCCGAGCTGGCGCTGACCAAGCAGCGGGAAGATCTGGCCCGGGCCGCGCTGCTGGAGAAGAAAAAGCAAAGCGAGCTGCTCACCGCCCTGGAGCAGGAATGCACCGTGGTGGAGGAGAGCATGAACAAGCTTTCCGACGCCATTGCCAAGCTGGAAGCCAAGCTGGGTGACGCCCGGGCCCGCCAGCAGGCCATGCAGCTGCGCCAGCAAAGCGCCCAGAGCCGCATCAAGGTACAGGAGCGGGTACGCCGCAGTGAAAGCTCGGCGGCCATCGACAAGTTCGATCGCATGGAGCGCAAAATCGACGAACTGGAAGCCCGGGCCGATCTCTACAGCCAGAGCAAGGGCCTGGATCAGGAATTTGCCGAGCTGGAAGTGGACGATGCCATCAGCAAGGAGCTGGAGCGGCTCAAGGCAAAAATGCATGATGACAAGGAGCAGCAATGA